One window of Fusobacterium polymorphum genomic DNA carries:
- a CDS encoding DEAD/DEAH box helicase family protein → MSNFDFLKGDFFDLYELCLEAEENCYTKPRTSAFYSRLALEFCVALVYKFENIQRPYNSTVLNDFINNKDFQCLFKNQSQVEGLNLIRKFGNSAAHILKNVIDNTTKTLTLDRNIALNCLKGLFDFTLWIGYCYGSTLQMDDIKFDDKYIPKNISKPESANDIKVADNYVQDSVNNIKVIPVKKHNITINNNNFSEEDTRKLFIDTFLVKAGWNLDDKNIFEYEVEGIKSTTSGKGKIDYVLWGDNGIPLAIIEAKKAELNAKKGEFQALEYAEALEKKFNFFPIRFVTNGFEIFIYENKNSIPRRVYGFYRKEELLKIIARRNEKIVANDISINKEIIDRYYQERAVKKAIENYISGNRKSLLVMATGSGKTRVAISIVDCLSRLNMVKRTLFLADRVALVKQALNNFKKSLPDYTLVDLVSEKDRDNAKIVFSTYQTMMAESEKTREDGTDKYGVGAFDLIIVDEAHRSIYQKYGDLFEYFDSLILGLTATPKDEIDRNTFKVFDMNSKEPTDSYDLFEAAKDKYLLLPKIKEGTLNYPENGIVYSKLSEEEKEKYESLFDEEDSMPEEISGDSLNSWFFNDGTTSKVLTTLMEEGYKIESGDKLGKTIIFAKNDRHADHIVEIFNKLYKNLGGEFCQKITTKVEKVQALIDRFVNPNSFPQIAVSVDMLDTGIDIPEILNLVFYKKVKSKAKFWQMIGRGTRKYKDIYGIGKDKEDFLILDFCRNFSYFEMKDRFEEDNTKLTKSLSSKIFENKIKMIFKLQDLEYQMDEKYKEFWENLVNEVYNLIASLNEENISVKTRISYVKKYKNIELLKNLEEKDVDEIIKNLSSLPFAIEEKTEMEKKFENLILKTQLKLFDNKKIENEKVEISDITKELSKKGTIKEIQKNANYIMKIIKDENYLKNIDILELENLRNIIEPLTIFLDSNGKHLNYIVGDLEDNFISMEIRDINVFGSVYLNSKEKFQKYLDNNKNLLSIKKLKNNIELDVEDLKELKQLLYSNEEVDLESLKTENNSEIEKISNVYGKNESFGIFIRSLVGLDREAINKEFSEFLNTEKFNSNQIELINLIIENIVKYGAYSKNEIPKLSNDILGTSISNIFTDNNDLQKIVDIIDKINSNVPKLF, encoded by the coding sequence ATGAGTAATTTTGATTTTTTGAAAGGTGATTTTTTTGATTTATATGAACTGTGTTTAGAGGCAGAAGAAAATTGTTATACAAAGCCTAGAACAAGTGCTTTTTACTCAAGATTGGCACTTGAATTTTGTGTTGCCTTAGTATATAAGTTTGAAAATATACAAAGGCCATACAATAGCACAGTTTTAAATGATTTTATTAATAATAAAGATTTTCAATGCTTATTTAAAAATCAAAGTCAAGTAGAGGGACTTAATCTTATTAGAAAATTTGGTAATAGTGCAGCTCATATTTTAAAAAATGTAATAGATAATACAACAAAAACTCTTACTTTAGATAGAAATATTGCTTTAAATTGTTTAAAAGGACTTTTTGACTTTACACTTTGGATAGGATATTGTTATGGTTCCACTTTACAAATGGATGATATAAAATTTGATGATAAATATATACCAAAAAATATATCTAAACCTGAAAGTGCTAATGATATTAAAGTTGCTGATAATTATGTACAAGATAGTGTAAATAATATAAAAGTAATTCCTGTTAAGAAGCATAACATAACAATAAATAATAATAATTTCTCAGAAGAAGATACAAGAAAATTATTTATAGACACTTTTCTTGTAAAAGCTGGCTGGAATTTAGATGATAAAAATATCTTTGAATATGAAGTTGAAGGGATAAAAAGTACAACTTCTGGAAAAGGTAAGATAGATTATGTATTATGGGGAGATAATGGGATTCCACTTGCAATAATAGAGGCTAAGAAGGCTGAACTTAATGCAAAAAAAGGAGAATTTCAAGCTTTAGAATATGCAGAAGCCTTAGAGAAAAAATTTAATTTCTTTCCAATAAGATTTGTTACTAATGGATTTGAAATTTTTATATATGAAAATAAAAATTCAATTCCTAGAAGAGTTTATGGTTTTTATAGAAAAGAAGAACTTTTAAAAATTATAGCTAGAAGAAATGAGAAGATAGTTGCAAATGATATTTCTATAAATAAAGAAATAATAGACAGATACTATCAAGAAAGAGCAGTAAAAAAAGCAATAGAAAACTATATTTCAGGAAATAGAAAATCCTTACTTGTTATGGCAACAGGATCAGGAAAAACAAGAGTTGCAATTTCAATAGTGGATTGTTTATCAAGATTGAATATGGTTAAAAGGACACTATTTTTAGCTGATAGAGTAGCACTTGTTAAACAAGCATTAAATAATTTTAAAAAATCTTTACCTGATTATACTCTTGTTGACTTAGTATCAGAAAAAGATAGAGACAATGCGAAAATTGTATTTTCTACCTATCAAACAATGATGGCAGAGTCAGAAAAAACTAGAGAAGATGGAACTGATAAATATGGAGTAGGTGCATTTGATTTAATTATTGTTGATGAAGCACATAGAAGTATTTATCAAAAATATGGAGATTTATTTGAATATTTTGATAGCTTAATTTTAGGTCTTACTGCAACTCCAAAAGATGAAATAGATAGAAATACATTTAAAGTTTTTGATATGAATTCAAAAGAACCTACAGATTCTTATGATTTATTTGAAGCAGCTAAGGATAAATATTTACTATTACCTAAAATAAAAGAAGGAACTTTAAATTATCCAGAAAATGGTATCGTTTATAGTAAACTTTCAGAAGAAGAAAAAGAAAAATATGAAAGTCTTTTTGATGAAGAAGATAGTATGCCAGAAGAAATTTCAGGTGATAGTTTAAATTCTTGGTTTTTTAATGATGGAACAACAAGTAAGGTTCTTACTACTCTTATGGAAGAAGGATATAAAATTGAATCAGGTGATAAGTTGGGAAAAACTATAATATTTGCAAAGAATGATAGACATGCAGATCATATTGTAGAGATTTTTAATAAATTATATAAAAATCTTGGAGGAGAATTTTGTCAAAAAATTACAACAAAAGTTGAAAAGGTTCAAGCATTAATAGATAGATTTGTAAATCCAAATAGTTTTCCACAAATAGCAGTATCAGTTGATATGCTTGATACTGGAATAGATATTCCAGAAATATTAAATCTTGTTTTTTATAAAAAAGTGAAGTCAAAAGCTAAATTTTGGCAAATGATAGGTAGAGGAACAAGAAAATATAAGGATATTTATGGTATTGGTAAAGATAAGGAAGATTTTTTAATTTTAGATTTTTGTAGAAATTTCTCATATTTTGAAATGAAAGATAGATTTGAAGAAGATAACACAAAATTAACAAAATCATTATCTAGTAAAATTTTTGAAAATAAAATAAAAATGATTTTTAAACTTCAAGATTTAGAATATCAAATGGATGAAAAATATAAAGAATTTTGGGAAAATTTAGTAAATGAGGTATATAATTTAATTGCTTCTTTAAATGAAGAAAATATTTCAGTAAAAACAAGAATTTCTTATGTAAAAAAATATAAAAATATTGAGCTTTTAAAAAATCTGGAAGAAAAAGATGTTGATGAAATTATTAAAAATTTAAGTTCTTTACCTTTTGCTATTGAAGAAAAAACTGAAATGGAAAAGAAATTTGAAAATCTTATTTTAAAAACTCAACTTAAATTATTTGATAATAAAAAAATAGAGAATGAAAAAGTAGAAATTTCTGATATTACAAAAGAATTATCTAAAAAGGGAACTATAAAAGAAATTCAAAAAAATGCAAATTATATTATGAAAATAATAAAAGATGAGAATTACTTAAAAAATATTGACATTTTAGAACTAGAAAATTTAAGAAATATTATTGAACCTTTAACAATATTTTTAGATTCAAATGGGAAACATCTAAATTATATTGTAGGAGATTTAGAAGATAATTTTATTTCTATGGAAATAAGAGATATAAATGTTTTTGGTTCTGTTTACCTTAATTCTAAAGAGAAATTTCAAAAATATTTAGATAATAATAAAAATTTACTTTCTATAAAAAAATTAAAAAATAATATAGAATTGGATGTTGAGGACTTAAAGGAATTAAAACAACTTTTATACAGTAATGAGGAAGTTGATTTAGAAAGCCTAAAAACTGAAAATAATTCTGAAATTGAAAAAATATCTAATGTTTATGGTAAGAATGAAAGTTTTGGAATTTTTATTCGTTCTTTGGTTGGTTTAGATAGAGAAGCTATTAACAAAGAATTTTCTGAATTTTTAAATACTGAAAAGTTTAATTCTAACCAAATTGAATTAATTAATTTAATAATTGAAAATATAGTAAAATATGGTGCTTACTCAAAAAATGAGATTCCTAAGCTTTCAAACGATATTTTAGGAACATCAATTTCTAATATTTTTACAGATAATAATGATTTACAAAAAATAGTTGATATTATAGATAAAATAAACTCTAATGTACCTAAATTATTTTAA